One window of the Asticcacaulis sp. SL142 genome contains the following:
- a CDS encoding TIGR00730 family Rossman fold protein: MTHQNIKTICLYCGSSNGKDPAYVKAAQEFGTLLAQTGLKLVYGGGDVGLMGAAARAAYDAGGQVKGIMPRFLRTRERLFDEVETVVVESMHERKMLMFEDSDAFVVFPGGVGTLEEVIELLSWRRLDLHKKPIIFFNLNGYWDPFFAMVSHTLAEGFTPEAFLKTYMSVDKVSDILKAVSYMSTQDEDIDTRKVL, encoded by the coding sequence ATGACGCATCAGAATATTAAAACGATCTGCCTATATTGCGGGTCGTCAAATGGCAAAGACCCGGCCTATGTTAAGGCCGCTCAGGAATTTGGCACGCTGCTGGCACAGACGGGATTGAAACTGGTATATGGCGGTGGTGATGTTGGCCTGATGGGGGCTGCCGCCCGCGCCGCCTATGACGCCGGTGGTCAGGTCAAAGGCATTATGCCGCGCTTTCTGCGCACCCGTGAGCGCCTGTTTGACGAAGTCGAAACCGTCGTTGTCGAATCAATGCATGAGCGCAAGATGCTGATGTTTGAGGACTCGGATGCATTCGTCGTGTTTCCGGGTGGCGTTGGCACGCTCGAGGAAGTTATTGAGCTTTTGTCGTGGCGGCGGCTGGATCTGCACAAAAAGCCGATCATTTTCTTTAATCTGAATGGCTATTGGGACCCGTTCTTTGCCATGGTCAGCCATACGCTTGCTGAGGGCTTTACCCCGGAGGCCTTCCTGAAAACCTATATGAGCGTCGACAAGGTTTCCGACATTCTCAAAGCGGTGAGCTATATGTCGACTCAGGATGAAGATATCGATACGCGCAAAGTTCTGTGA
- a CDS encoding DUF6265 family protein, giving the protein MKGLLIAIGFAALSGVANAEGVGDLSWLTGCWVQADGDRVVEEYWTTGSGGVLMGAGKTMRAGKLRNYEHMRIEAVAGVLTFTAIPLGQVEASFPVKSQAEGEVVFENLAHDFPQRVMYRKAQNGLLARIEGVVNGQSRSVDFTYKSCNAN; this is encoded by the coding sequence ATGAAGGGCTTGCTGATTGCAATTGGCTTTGCAGCTTTAAGCGGTGTTGCCAATGCCGAAGGTGTTGGGGACTTAAGCTGGCTAACCGGGTGCTGGGTTCAGGCGGACGGTGATCGTGTGGTCGAAGAGTATTGGACCACGGGGTCCGGCGGTGTGCTTATGGGCGCGGGCAAGACGATGCGCGCAGGAAAATTACGCAATTATGAGCATATGCGCATTGAGGCGGTTGCCGGTGTGCTGACCTTCACGGCGATCCCATTAGGGCAGGTGGAGGCCAGCTTTCCGGTGAAATCTCAAGCCGAGGGTGAGGTGGTTTTCGAGAACCTCGCCCATGATTTTCCCCAGCGCGTTATGTATCGAAAGGCTCAGAATGGACTTTTGGCGCGTATTGAGGGCGTTGTAAACGGCCAATCCCGCAGTGTTGATTTCACCTATAAGTCATGCAATGCGAATTAA
- the gltX gene encoding glutamate--tRNA ligase yields MTVKVRFAPSPTGRIHAGNVRAALINWLFAKKHQGLFVLRIDDTDLERSTKENEDLIETDLKWLGLNWDERYNQSKRFDIYQKAADALKADGRIYACYETADELDRRRKVQLSRGLPPVYDRAALNLTEAEKAAFEAEGRKPHWRFKLDGKRVAWEDLVRGHCEVDTTSMSDPVLIREDGAFLYTLPSVVDDIDMKITHVIRGEDHVANTGTQIEIFEALSAFFGGAPLPTFAHMTLLVGADGEGLSKRLGSMSISQMREDGLEPLAIASHLAKIGTSDPLEVAASLEVLAEAQDFTKMGRAPARYDFDDLMRLNAGVLQVMPYAEAKPRLEALSADLGELFWDTIKPNLHKFAEVVEWAAIVRDDVPTVIEDAGFAAKALELLPDPYGRDSWSAWTATIKDATGAKGKTLFMPLRLALTGKPHGPDMGALSFLIGREKIAKRLGAAA; encoded by the coding sequence ATGACCGTTAAGGTTCGTTTCGCTCCGTCACCGACTGGCCGCATCCATGCGGGCAATGTTCGCGCCGCCCTGATCAACTGGCTGTTCGCAAAGAAGCATCAGGGATTATTCGTCCTGCGGATTGATGATACTGACCTTGAGCGCTCCACCAAGGAAAATGAAGACCTGATCGAGACCGACCTTAAGTGGCTGGGGCTCAACTGGGATGAGCGCTATAATCAGTCCAAGCGCTTTGATATTTATCAAAAGGCTGCCGATGCGCTGAAAGCCGATGGCCGCATATATGCCTGCTATGAAACTGCCGATGAACTGGATCGCCGCCGCAAGGTGCAGCTATCGCGCGGCCTGCCGCCCGTCTACGACCGTGCCGCACTAAATCTGACCGAGGCTGAAAAGGCCGCCTTTGAAGCCGAAGGCCGCAAGCCGCACTGGCGCTTTAAGCTGGATGGCAAGCGCGTCGCCTGGGAAGATCTGGTGCGCGGTCATTGCGAAGTCGATACGACCTCCATGTCTGATCCGGTGCTGATCCGCGAAGACGGTGCGTTTCTCTACACCCTGCCGTCGGTGGTCGATGACATTGATATGAAGATCACCCACGTCATCCGCGGAGAAGATCATGTCGCCAATACCGGCACTCAGATCGAGATTTTTGAGGCCTTATCGGCCTTTTTCGGAGGCGCACCTCTGCCCACTTTTGCCCATATGACCTTGCTGGTCGGGGCAGACGGTGAGGGCCTGTCTAAACGTTTGGGGTCCATGTCGATTTCGCAGATGCGTGAGGATGGTTTAGAACCCTTGGCGATTGCATCGCATCTGGCCAAGATTGGCACGTCCGATCCTCTGGAGGTTGCGGCGTCTTTGGAAGTTTTGGCCGAGGCGCAGGATTTCACCAAGATGGGCCGTGCGCCTGCGCGTTATGACTTTGACGATCTGATGCGGCTAAACGCCGGCGTTTTGCAAGTTATGCCTTATGCCGAGGCGAAGCCCCGTCTGGAAGCGCTAAGCGCCGATCTGGGCGAGTTATTCTGGGATACCATAAAGCCGAACCTGCATAAGTTTGCTGAGGTCGTTGAATGGGCTGCGATTGTCCGCGATGATGTGCCTACGGTCATCGAAGACGCGGGCTTTGCCGCCAAGGCGCTGGAGCTGCTGCCTGATCCCTATGGCCGCGATAGCTGGAGCGCGTGGACGGCGACCATTAAGGACGCTACCGGCGCCAAGGGCAAGACCCTGTTTATGCCGTTACGTCTGGCTCTGACCGGCAAACCGCATGGGCCCGACATGGGGGCGTTATCGTTCCTGATTGGCCGTGAAAAGATCGCCAAGCGCTTGGGGGCGGCGGCCTAA
- a CDS encoding TonB family protein, translating to MFRKILILAAMAMVGGASPLWAASPTVDPVPSARQALPELPVTWDHVPYERMKRNYPTVAKQRNQPGSVLVSCDWDDHGRVTECEMIRETPEGLGFGTATLELMKTATVKSKVAGEPLVAGKGLKLFVKWGQ from the coding sequence ATGTTCAGGAAAATTTTGATCTTGGCGGCAATGGCTATGGTTGGCGGAGCCTCGCCTTTGTGGGCCGCGTCGCCAACCGTCGATCCTGTACCGTCCGCTCGTCAGGCTTTGCCAGAATTGCCGGTGACGTGGGATCATGTGCCGTATGAGCGCATGAAGCGGAATTATCCAACCGTGGCCAAGCAACGCAATCAGCCCGGCTCAGTTTTGGTTTCATGTGATTGGGATGACCATGGCCGCGTTACGGAATGCGAAATGATTCGCGAAACGCCCGAAGGCTTAGGGTTTGGAACCGCTACGCTTGAACTCATGAAAACCGCGACGGTCAAATCCAAGGTCGCGGGGGAACCTCTTGTCGCGGGTAAAGGGCTAAAGCTGTTTGTTAAATGGGGACAATAA
- the dksA gene encoding RNA polymerase-binding protein DksA, translated as MSTLDIQVKGEGYKPSDGEEYMNDRQLAYFRKKLVEWKEDILRGSKETVNTMQKETENHPDLVDRASSESDRALELRTRDRQRKLISKIEEAISRVDDQSYGFCEETGEPIGLARLEARPTATLSIEAQERHERRERVHRDD; from the coding sequence ATGAGTACACTCGATATTCAGGTTAAGGGTGAGGGTTACAAACCGTCTGACGGCGAAGAGTATATGAACGATCGTCAGTTAGCCTATTTCCGTAAAAAGCTGGTGGAATGGAAAGAAGATATCCTGCGCGGCTCGAAAGAGACCGTCAACACCATGCAAAAAGAAACCGAAAATCATCCCGACCTGGTAGACCGCGCGTCATCGGAATCGGATCGTGCGCTGGAACTGCGTACCCGTGACCGTCAACGCAAGCTGATCTCCAAGATCGAAGAAGCCATCAGTCGCGTTGATGATCAATCTTACGGCTTTTGCGAAGAAACCGGTGAGCCTATCGGTCTGGCCCGACTTGAAGCCCGCCCGACCGCGACCTTAAGCATCGAGGCTCAGGAGCGTCATGAGCGTCGTGAGCGCGTCCACCGCGACGACTAA
- a CDS encoding flagellar assembly protein FliX, translated as MIPRLESGRFLKAGIRPEHISSIVQVFLAMTLRINPSQGLGASATTGGVKRTGGDGFSLSKGSSAQSAGSAAGAAPAAGAFGVGGIDALLALQAEEDVLTGRRRRQIRRANDILDVLEDVKVSLLDGTLADSTLLNLKTMIADRREAVEDEKLQAVLDHIETRALVELAKRGLS; from the coding sequence ATGATCCCGCGCCTCGAAAGCGGACGCTTTTTGAAAGCAGGCATAAGGCCTGAGCATATTTCATCCATAGTACAGGTGTTTTTGGCGATGACGCTCAGGATCAATCCTTCTCAAGGTTTAGGCGCTTCGGCGACTACAGGCGGCGTCAAGCGTACCGGTGGTGATGGATTTTCCCTATCGAAAGGAAGTTCAGCGCAAAGTGCGGGATCGGCTGCCGGAGCGGCACCTGCTGCCGGGGCCTTTGGTGTGGGCGGCATTGATGCGCTTTTGGCATTGCAGGCCGAAGAAGACGTACTGACGGGCCGTCGTCGTCGTCAGATCCGCCGGGCCAATGACATTCTGGATGTGCTGGAGGACGTTAAGGTCTCGCTTCTGGACGGCACTCTGGCGGATTCCACGCTGCTTAATCTCAAAACCATGATCGCGGATCGGCGCGAAGCGGTCGAGGATGAAAAGCTTCAGGCGGTTCTGGATCATATTGAAACGCGGGCGCTGGTTGAACTGGCTAAGCGCGGCCTGAGTTAA
- a CDS encoding flagellar basal body P-ring protein FlgI: MRFFTSLLPRLLLLSTALLTFAAPGFAASRIKDIVDVEGVRKNQLIGYGIVVGLNGTGDSVRNAPFTKQSLEAMLERLGVNVRDANLNTKNVAAVMVTAELPAFSASGSRMDVSVSAMGDAKSLLGGTLLVTPLLGADGEAYAVAQGTVQTGSISAGGASGSSITKGVPTSGRIASGGIVEREIAFDLNAMPVVRLTLKNPDFTTSKRIALAINASYPGTAFAENPTIVSLKAPQGTNMMNFVTDIEQMNVNVDTPAKVVIDEVNGVIVMGENVRVSRVAIAQGNLTISVQEQPFASQPAPFSQGQTALVPDSQVSIDEEKGKKLYDLKATTSLSDLIEGLNALGVSPRDMISILQAIKTSGALQADIEVM, translated from the coding sequence ATGCGCTTTTTCACGTCCCTCCTGCCCCGATTGCTGCTTTTATCCACGGCGCTTTTGACGTTCGCCGCACCGGGTTTTGCGGCGTCCCGCATTAAGGACATTGTCGATGTCGAAGGTGTGCGTAAAAATCAGCTTATCGGTTACGGCATCGTGGTCGGTCTGAACGGCACCGGCGACAGCGTGCGAAACGCGCCCTTCACCAAGCAAAGCCTTGAGGCCATGCTGGAGCGACTGGGGGTCAACGTCCGCGACGCCAACCTCAACACCAAAAACGTCGCCGCAGTTATGGTAACCGCCGAATTGCCCGCCTTTTCGGCATCTGGCTCACGCATGGACGTGTCGGTATCGGCTATGGGTGACGCCAAAAGCCTTTTGGGCGGCACATTATTGGTAACCCCGCTTCTCGGCGCTGACGGCGAAGCCTATGCGGTCGCTCAAGGCACCGTCCAGACCGGTTCAATCTCTGCGGGCGGCGCGTCAGGCTCCTCCATAACCAAGGGCGTGCCGACTTCTGGCCGCATCGCTTCAGGCGGTATTGTTGAGCGCGAAATTGCCTTTGACCTCAACGCCATGCCGGTTGTGAGACTGACGCTTAAGAATCCAGATTTCACAACCTCAAAACGGATCGCTTTGGCCATCAATGCCAGTTATCCAGGGACTGCTTTTGCGGAAAATCCCACCATAGTGTCGCTGAAAGCGCCGCAGGGCACCAATATGATGAACTTCGTCACCGATATTGAACAGATGAATGTCAATGTCGATACACCTGCCAAGGTCGTGATCGATGAAGTGAACGGCGTCATAGTTATGGGCGAAAACGTCCGCGTCTCCCGCGTTGCCATTGCCCAGGGCAATCTGACCATCTCGGTGCAGGAACAACCCTTCGCCAGCCAACCAGCACCCTTTAGCCAAGGCCAGACAGCGCTCGTGCCAGATAGCCAAGTCTCCATCGATGAGGAAAAGGGCAAGAAGCTTTATGACCTAAAGGCCACGACCTCCCTTAGTGATTTGATTGAGGGGTTGAATGCGCTGGGGGTATCACCGCGCGACATGATCTCGATCCTGCAAGCCATCAAAACCTCTGGTGCCCTGCAAGCCGATATCGAGGTGATGTGA
- a CDS encoding rod-binding protein gives MNLTSNALLSLQGQNTDAKIAAVSDQAKSANQARALKTGQEFETMVLSAMLQSMFQGVGDTDGMFGGGEGEEAFKSFYTEAIAKQTALHGGIGISDAIQKQLLQLQEAKAAS, from the coding sequence ATGAACCTGACAAGCAACGCCCTCCTGAGCCTGCAAGGCCAGAATACAGACGCAAAGATTGCGGCCGTCAGCGATCAAGCAAAATCGGCCAATCAGGCGCGCGCCCTAAAGACCGGCCAGGAATTTGAAACCATGGTTCTGTCGGCCATGCTGCAATCGATGTTTCAGGGCGTCGGTGATACGGATGGGATGTTTGGGGGCGGCGAAGGCGAAGAAGCCTTTAAATCTTTCTATACCGAAGCCATCGCTAAACAGACAGCGCTTCATGGCGGCATAGGCATTTCCGACGCCATTCAAAAACAACTGCTGCAACTCCAAGAAGCCAAGGCCGCGTCATGA
- a CDS encoding flagellar basal-body protein FlbY: MTLSANNPSDRARQILSLTERLGERLAFETKALEAHRPQDIHAGIEETRQLSNLYRMETARLKADPTLLSGLSDTTKSQLRTATESFMEIAKRHAVAVEAARAVTEGILQAIATDVSERKAQGASYGPGARQIYREPTSLNLSHKA; the protein is encoded by the coding sequence ATGACCCTTTCCGCTAACAATCCCTCAGATCGTGCCCGCCAGATTCTTAGCCTGACCGAGCGTTTGGGTGAGCGATTGGCCTTTGAAACCAAAGCGCTGGAGGCTCATCGCCCGCAGGATATCCACGCGGGCATAGAAGAAACGCGCCAGTTATCGAATCTGTACCGGATGGAAACCGCGCGCCTTAAGGCGGATCCCACTCTGTTGTCGGGCCTGAGCGATACCACGAAATCTCAATTGCGAACCGCAACCGAGTCTTTCATGGAGATCGCCAAACGCCACGCGGTTGCTGTCGAAGCCGCCCGCGCTGTAACCGAAGGCATTTTGCAAGCCATCGCTACCGATGTGTCGGAACGCAAAGCTCAGGGTGCCAGCTACGGCCCCGGCGCCCGGCAAATTTACCGTGAGCCTACCTCGCTTAACCTGTCCCATAAAGCCTGA